The genomic segment GCGCCGGCTTGCCATAGGAATAACAAACCATCTGCCTTGGCCTGTCGTCAAGATCTACCCGTAATGGCAGGTCTATCCATCCAGACTCTTGTGTCACGATACCATCCAACAAAGCAATATATTCTTTGCGGATCGTGTGTTGTATAAATTGCTCTTGAATAAATTGGTGAGCATCCTTGTTTTTGGCAACAACCAGCAGTCCTGAAGTCGCCATGTCGAGACGGTGGATGATGACCGGTCCGGCATCCGGAAAACGTTTAAGAACACGGCTATACACCGAGTCCTTGATATGGATACCGGGTACTGAAAGGAATTCCGCAGGTTTATTAAATACGATGATGTCTTCGTCCTCATAGATTTGCGGTAATTGTACCTGCAGCGTATTTTCCTGTAACATGGGGTTTTCGTCCACTTTTAGGCCCTGAAGCATAAAACCTAAAATAGGTTCACACTTTTTGCGGCAGGCTGGATAAAAGTTCTTGTGCCGCCTTATTTCGGAAGACGGCGAACAACCCCACCAGAACTCAGCCATTGCAATAGGAGTAAGGCGATGACTATAGGCATATTGGAGTAATTTAGGAGCAGCGCATTCCCCTGATCCTGCAGGCGGTGTACTCTGATCAAAGTCTTGGAATATGGTCACGACATTCTGTTGCTCTCCCTTTGCATTGAGGAAATTGTATTGTTCAAAAAGCCGTTTCTGCAGATTTCCGGATCTGGTTCTGCGTTGTTCTTTAAGGTCTGAAATTGTAGTGAGCAACTGCTCGAGTTTTACGGATTCGGGCGCTAAGGCCTGATGCATATCATACTGGAAGCGTTGTAATGCTTGCTTGTCAGCCAGACTCTGGCTCCGCATATCTTCCATTAGTAGTTCATATGCTTCATCGGTCATCTGGGGGCGGAGTGCCGTCCGCTTTTCCTTACGTGCTTTTTTCTGGTTTCTTAATTTACTTTTTAGAATTTCAAGCTCCTGATTCCACTGTGCGCTTAACTTTTCTAGATTTTTTTTGGTGAGCTCCAGTTCTTCGCTGCCTTCGAGCGACTCTATTGTTCTGTTGAGTGCGTTGAGATGTACCTCTTCATTCAAAAAGAAGCTATCCTTCTCGAGCATGTCGAATATTGGCGGTACAAAATAGCTGTGTTTATTCGTTCCCGCTAGTTTTCCTGAGACTGCTGCCAGAAAACCAAGCTGTTGCTGTTCATTTTGGACGACCAGTACACCAAACATCTTTCCGATGCCACCACCTTGACTATTTTTGTCTAAGCCAAAGTTGTGCGACCATTCCTTTTGTGTGGCGAGATAATACTGCAGCTCGACTGCTGCAGCTGCAGCGATGGGATGGGCTTCATAGCAGAATGGGAAGGTAAAGCGGTCAGGAAGACTGATTTCTGAAATGTCTGTCCTGAACTGATGAAAATAGCTGTTGTGTGAAGTTTCCAATGATGTCCGTTGCTGTTGCAGCGCAAAAATACGTTTATTATGCCATTGAAATGATATATTGGGTGGCCTTTTTTTTGATTTTACTGTTTTTTTTGATAAATTTAATTAAGCAATTAATATATACAGTTAACAAATCAAACACATATGAAAACTTCAATCGGAATTAAAGATGCAGACTTAAAAAAAGTTGCGAAATTGCTCAATGTGCTATTGGCAGACGAACATATTCTTTATATGAAAACACGTAATGCACATTGGAATGTTGAAGGCGCTGATTTTCATGCCGCTCATTTATTTTTGGAATCGCAGTACGATGAGCTTGCTGAAGTGATTGATGAAATTGCAGAGCGTGTGCGCACGCTGGGTCATTACGCAGTAGGCACGTTTGATAAATATTTGAAGCTAACCCGTCTGACAGAATCCACTTCAGAAAAAACAGACAGCCAGTCTTATTATAAGGAGCTGCTGGCCGATCATGAAGCTATCGCCATGGCTCTGCGTGCCGATATTTCGGTAGTGGAAGAAACCGCAGATAACGGCACAGAGGACTTTTTGGTAGGTTTGCTGGAAAAGCACGAAAAGATGGCCTGGATGCTCCGCGCGCATTTTATTAAATAGACGCGCCAATTCCCACAAATGATATCAATCCCACTGCGAAGAGCAGGTGGGATTTTTTTTTGCTTTTGTTGCTGGCGCAGGATAATTTTTATATCTTAAAGAGGAATTAAGCCTTCAGAAACTTTAACACTATTACTATGCTTGAAGACGACAACCTAAATCAGACCACACTAAACGAGGGAGCCAGTGATGATACCCTGGAAAGTATGCATCACGTTAATAATCCAGTTTTGGATCTGCCCAAAATCGAGAAAAAGTATCTCGAGACCGTTATTTCCCATAGCCAGAGCGACAAGTCATATTACTTTTCGGACGGTAAAGCCAAAGTCGAAATTAAAGTTGTCACAGACGAAATCGTCCGTGTCCGACTGGCTCCTCAGGGCACATTTCTGGAAGATTTTTCTTATGCACTGGCAAAAAAAGATCACCGCGTGAGCATTCACCAATGTAAGGAAGAATTGGATCATTATGCGGTCCATACCAATACCATCAGCTGCCGCATCAACAAGAACGATTTTTTAGTTTCGTTTTCTGACCGATCTGGAAATCTATTTAATGCTGATCTTGCCCCGATGCACTGGGAAGAAAATCCGGATTTTGGCGGCTATTACGTGTATTGTACAAAAGTGGCTTTTGAAAACGAAGTTTTCTATGGGCTTGGCGATAAAGCGACGAATCTAAACTTGAGATGTAAAAGGTTAAAAAATTGGAATTCTGATACTTATGCGTATGCGTACGATCAGGATCCATTATACAAAACAATACCGTTTTATATTGGGCTGAAAGATGGTCAGGCCTACGGTATTTTCTTTGATAATACTTTTAAAACATATTTTGATTTCGCAGCTGAGGATTCCGGAAAGACCAGTTTCTGGTCGGAAGGGGGCGAACTGCAGTATTACTATATCCATGGCCCGCATATCATTGATGTTGTACGTCGTTATCACACACTAACAGGAACGCATTATCTACCGCCTTTATGGGCAATAGGTTATCATCAATGTCGCTGGAGCTATTATCCTGAAGCAAATGTACGGAAGGTGGCAGAAGAATTCAGAAAGCGCCAGATTCCCTGTGACGCCATTTATCTGGATATCGATTACATGGATGGATATCGTTGTTTTACCTGGAATAAACAGTATTTCCCAAATCCTAAAAATATGATCGCAGACCTGACAAATGAAGGTTTTAAAACCGTAGTAATGATTGATCCGGGGATTAAGGTTGACGAAAATTACTGGGTTTTTAGGGAAGGAAAGGAAAACCGGTATTTTTGCCGCCGGGGCGACGATTACTTTATGGAAGGATACGTTTGGCCCGGACGCTGTCAGTTTCCGGATTTTACAAATCCTGAGGTCCGACAATGGTGGGGTACCCTTTATCAAGGGCTGGTGGAAGACGGTGTAGCCGGTTTCTGGAACGACATGAACGAACCGGCAGTGTTCGGACGGGGTACATTTCCGGACGATGTGCGGCATCAATATGACGGACATCGTGGTTCGCATCGCAAGGCCCATAACATCTATGGAATGCAGATGGTTCGGGCGACCTATGACGGGTTAAAGAAATTGTATAAAAACAAACGTCCATTTACCATTACCAGAGCGGCTTATGCGGGTACGCAACGCTATTCGTCGGTCTGGACCGGAGATAATCTGGCCAGCTGGGAACACCTTAAATTAGGCACGCTTCAACTGCAGCGTCTATCAACGTCGGGTCTATCCTTTTGTGGTACGGATATCGGCGGTTTTACGGGTGAGCCTGATGGGGAGCTGTTTACCCGCTGGATGCA from the Sphingobacterium thalpophilum genome contains:
- a CDS encoding RluA family pseudouridine synthase is translated as METSHNSYFHQFRTDISEISLPDRFTFPFCYEAHPIAAAAAVELQYYLATQKEWSHNFGLDKNSQGGGIGKMFGVLVVQNEQQQLGFLAAVSGKLAGTNKHSYFVPPIFDMLEKDSFFLNEEVHLNALNRTIESLEGSEELELTKKNLEKLSAQWNQELEILKSKLRNQKKARKEKRTALRPQMTDEAYELLMEDMRSQSLADKQALQRFQYDMHQALAPESVKLEQLLTTISDLKEQRRTRSGNLQKRLFEQYNFLNAKGEQQNVVTIFQDFDQSTPPAGSGECAAPKLLQYAYSHRLTPIAMAEFWWGCSPSSEIRRHKNFYPACRKKCEPILGFMLQGLKVDENPMLQENTLQVQLPQIYEDEDIIVFNKPAEFLSVPGIHIKDSVYSRVLKRFPDAGPVIIHRLDMATSGLLVVAKNKDAHQFIQEQFIQHTIRKEYIALLDGIVTQESGWIDLPLRVDLDDRPRQMVCYSYGKPAQTKWQKIAVEGNKTRVRFYPLTGRTHQLRMHAAHPKGLNTPIVGDDLYGTKASRLHLHAAVITFVHPRSKQKMTFEIPPDF
- a CDS encoding Dps family protein, with translation MKTSIGIKDADLKKVAKLLNVLLADEHILYMKTRNAHWNVEGADFHAAHLFLESQYDELAEVIDEIAERVRTLGHYAVGTFDKYLKLTRLTESTSEKTDSQSYYKELLADHEAIAMALRADISVVEETADNGTEDFLVGLLEKHEKMAWMLRAHFIK
- a CDS encoding glycoside hydrolase family 31 protein, encoding MLEDDNLNQTTLNEGASDDTLESMHHVNNPVLDLPKIEKKYLETVISHSQSDKSYYFSDGKAKVEIKVVTDEIVRVRLAPQGTFLEDFSYALAKKDHRVSIHQCKEELDHYAVHTNTISCRINKNDFLVSFSDRSGNLFNADLAPMHWEENPDFGGYYVYCTKVAFENEVFYGLGDKATNLNLRCKRLKNWNSDTYAYAYDQDPLYKTIPFYIGLKDGQAYGIFFDNTFKTYFDFAAEDSGKTSFWSEGGELQYYYIHGPHIIDVVRRYHTLTGTHYLPPLWAIGYHQCRWSYYPEANVRKVAEEFRKRQIPCDAIYLDIDYMDGYRCFTWNKQYFPNPKNMIADLTNEGFKTVVMIDPGIKVDENYWVFREGKENRYFCRRGDDYFMEGYVWPGRCQFPDFTNPEVRQWWGTLYQGLVEDGVAGFWNDMNEPAVFGRGTFPDDVRHQYDGHRGSHRKAHNIYGMQMVRATYDGLKKLYKNKRPFTITRAAYAGTQRYSSVWTGDNLASWEHLKLGTLQLQRLSTSGLSFCGTDIGGFTGEPDGELFTRWMQFGVFSPFMRVHSAGDTRDREPWSFGEDWEKINKKFIELRYKLLPYIYTCFWEQTRYGYPILRPVSMVEQHIPTNWQREEEFCFGDKILVSPVLQPGQKSKIVYLPGGDWYYYFNNQRYSGGKEHSVPTPLDEMPVFVRAGSVIPEYPVMQYTGEKKVEELQLNVYFSEAVQRSYLYSDHGDTFAYEQDIYLEKCFTVSGTQNSLSIKQTTDGLYTERYEEYKIQLIGLPFAIQKVKTDGMDTKIQQDEQGRYWINVAREFDNILIEG